The following proteins are encoded in a genomic region of Opitutus sp.:
- a CDS encoding GAF domain-containing protein: MSHGADDFTQRIERLNSIGIALSAEKNPVKLLEQILHGAKAITHADGGTIYSISEGGQLYFETLSSDSLKMCLGGTTGKPIPFKPVPLYLPDGAPNRSSIVACAVLDGTTVNIPDAYHAPGFDFSGTRAFDLQTGYRSTSFLTVPLRNHEAEIIGVLQLLNARDESGNIVPFSETDQRLTESLASQAATALTKHALIDGMKNLLEAFIRLIATSIDEKSPYTGGHCKRVPELTMMLADAAARCDHGPLKDFSMTEADRHELRLAGWLHDCGKITTPEWVMDKATKLSGVFDRIGLIETRFSVLKRDAEIDMLRAVMSGGDRSVAEIEYGRICANLDDEIGFLRRANTGGEFMRPEDQRRVHDIAARTWLAPDGSSLPILSPDEVKHLTISKGTLSHEERDIINHHIVVTINMLEALPFPKHLRRIPEFAGGHHERMDGKGYPKGLTRDQMSVQARVLGIADVFEALTASDRPYKKAMPLSQALTILGRMKLEGHIDPDLFDIFIGEGVWLDYAKRFLPPEQIDAVEVTALPGYSPLLPS; this comes from the coding sequence ATGTCGCACGGCGCAGATGATTTCACGCAACGTATCGAGCGTTTGAACTCTATTGGTATCGCGTTATCGGCGGAGAAAAATCCGGTTAAATTGCTGGAGCAGATTTTGCACGGAGCCAAAGCCATCACGCACGCGGATGGCGGCACCATTTATTCGATAAGTGAAGGCGGCCAATTATACTTTGAGACCTTGAGTTCAGACTCGCTGAAGATGTGCCTGGGCGGCACCACGGGTAAGCCGATTCCGTTTAAACCTGTTCCTCTGTACCTGCCTGATGGTGCGCCCAATCGAAGTTCGATCGTCGCCTGTGCCGTGCTTGATGGCACAACGGTGAATATCCCAGATGCCTACCATGCGCCGGGTTTTGATTTTTCTGGAACGCGCGCCTTCGATCTCCAGACGGGATATCGTTCCACTTCGTTTTTAACGGTGCCGTTGCGCAATCATGAGGCGGAGATCATTGGGGTGCTTCAGTTGCTCAATGCGCGGGATGAGTCGGGCAATATCGTGCCGTTTAGCGAAACCGATCAGCGTTTGACCGAGAGTTTGGCTTCCCAAGCCGCCACAGCGCTGACCAAACATGCCCTTATCGATGGAATGAAAAACCTGTTGGAGGCGTTCATTCGTTTGATCGCTACGTCGATTGATGAAAAATCGCCCTATACTGGCGGTCACTGTAAACGCGTTCCCGAACTCACCATGATGTTGGCGGATGCGGCGGCACGTTGTGATCACGGTCCGCTTAAGGATTTCTCTATGACTGAGGCGGATCGGCACGAACTGCGCTTGGCGGGTTGGCTCCATGATTGCGGCAAAATCACCACGCCTGAATGGGTGATGGATAAAGCAACCAAGTTATCAGGAGTTTTCGATCGTATTGGATTAATTGAAACGCGATTTTCGGTGCTCAAACGTGACGCGGAGATCGACATGTTGAGGGCTGTTATGAGTGGAGGAGATCGCAGCGTAGCCGAGATTGAGTATGGGCGTATCTGTGCGAATCTCGATGACGAGATCGGCTTTCTGCGTCGTGCCAATACAGGGGGCGAATTCATGCGGCCCGAAGATCAACGGCGCGTGCATGACATTGCTGCACGGACGTGGCTTGCCCCGGATGGCAGCTCGCTACCGATTTTGAGTCCCGATGAGGTGAAGCACCTTACGATCAGCAAGGGGACCCTTAGCCACGAAGAACGAGACATCATTAACCACCATATTGTGGTGACGATTAACATGCTCGAGGCATTGCCGTTTCCTAAGCACCTGCGGCGAATTCCTGAGTTTGCCGGTGGTCATCATGAGCGCATGGACGGCAAGGGTTATCCAAAAGGGCTGACGCGCGACCAAATGTCCGTTCAGGCGCGAGTCCTCGGAATTGCCGACGTATTTGAGGCGCTGACTGCCAGTGACCGCCCCTACAAAAAAGCGATGCCTTTGTCGCAGGCGCTGACCATTCTTGGCCGAATGAAGCTCGAGGGGCACATTGACCCGGATTTGTTCGATATCTTCATCGGCGAAGGCGTGTGGCTGGACTATGCCAAACGCTTTTTACCACCGGAGCAGATCGATGCCGTTGAGGTAACCGCGTTGCCCGGTTACAGCCCGTTATTGCCCTCCTGA
- a CDS encoding alpha/beta hydrolase, producing the protein MPILAEATTTPPLIDQAYVVGGGPSQRLDLFVPAQITHTPPPLLVWIHGGGWREGDKRSHPLKPFFAQGYAVASINYRLSGEAPFPAQIDDVRTAIQWLRSHASTYGFDPKRIGIIGHSAGGHLSALFAVTTNGGNAVQAVCSLSGPSDMERLFEQAQDKKRQEALVALFAGSLKDKRTQVRAASPLQYITRNVPPLLLVHGVRDNIVPVEQAQLFADALRAKAEHPPQLVILAETTHDIFRNPRWLIEAQVFFALHLRPSAADPR; encoded by the coding sequence ATGCCTATCTTGGCTGAGGCAACGACAACGCCTCCGCTAATCGATCAAGCCTATGTTGTTGGTGGTGGTCCCAGCCAACGTTTAGACCTATTTGTACCAGCACAAATTACCCACACGCCGCCTCCCCTATTGGTGTGGATTCATGGCGGAGGCTGGCGCGAAGGCGACAAACGTTCGCATCCATTAAAGCCCTTTTTTGCGCAGGGATATGCCGTAGCGAGTATCAACTATCGATTAAGTGGAGAGGCACCATTTCCGGCACAAATCGACGATGTACGCACGGCCATTCAGTGGCTTCGTTCGCACGCCAGCACCTACGGCTTTGATCCTAAACGCATAGGAATAATCGGGCATTCAGCCGGAGGTCATTTGAGTGCTCTTTTTGCCGTCACGACGAATGGGGGAAATGCCGTGCAAGCCGTGTGTAGCCTTTCGGGTCCGAGCGACATGGAGCGCTTGTTCGAGCAGGCGCAGGATAAAAAACGTCAAGAGGCGCTGGTGGCTTTATTCGCAGGCTCACTTAAAGACAAACGCACTCAGGTAAGAGCCGCGAGCCCGCTTCAATATATAACTCGAAACGTTCCGCCCCTGCTACTCGTCCACGGAGTCCGCGACAACATCGTTCCAGTTGAGCAGGCGCAACTTTTTGCCGATGCGCTGAGAGCCAAGGCGGAGCACCCACCGCAGTTGGTAATTCTAGCGGAAACGACGCACGACATTTTCCGCAATCCCCGGTGGCTCATCGAGGCACAGGTTTTTTTCGCACTGCATTTACGCCCCTCAGCCGCTGATCCCCGTTAA
- a CDS encoding ISAs1 family transposase, producing the protein MNSEPDEAKSAKTGDRQLQVRVATTDEQEWFDQQLREKHYLGPGQPVGDYLRQVVERGGQAVALLVWGPASYALKDRDLWIGWSATTRVERLSLIVQNRRFLLLTPKGSEPNLASQVLGLVLRELAGHWHGEFGYTPLLAETFTDPECFEGTCYKASNWTAVGTSAGYSRHRADFYVANDSPKKLWMRELKANARGCLRGADLPEEHRAGLRAAPSGTMPLRVAQMCSLLELLRTVPDPRGANTTFRIGPVLTLVAMALMAGRREIAEIARFATTLSQAQRRELCLPRKAGTKAFWSVPGYGVFYQVLTRLDPTCFAEKLSGWLAAQAGNLPLALAMDGKMIRNQVGLLTLADHEDGTPYTVAVIDQKEGTARSEQPSATQAILNGPALDEKLITADALHCQKDTARAIVERGGDYLLQLKGNQPKMHACAQACDLPGSPFLPTPNLATDASTSGS; encoded by the coding sequence ATGAACTCTGAACCAGACGAAGCGAAGAGCGCAAAAACGGGGGACCGGCAATTGCAGGTGCGGGTGGCCACAACCGATGAGCAGGAGTGGTTCGACCAGCAGCTGCGCGAGAAGCATTATCTAGGGCCAGGGCAGCCGGTGGGAGACTACCTGAGGCAGGTGGTCGAACGAGGCGGGCAGGCGGTGGCCCTGTTGGTGTGGGGCCCGGCGAGCTATGCACTCAAAGACCGGGATCTATGGATTGGCTGGAGTGCTACCACGCGGGTGGAGCGGCTCAGTCTGATTGTGCAGAACAGGAGATTCCTTCTGCTCACCCCGAAGGGTTCCGAGCCGAACCTGGCTTCGCAGGTGCTCGGGTTGGTGCTGCGAGAACTCGCAGGGCATTGGCACGGCGAGTTTGGTTACACCCCGCTGCTCGCCGAAACCTTTACCGATCCGGAGTGCTTTGAGGGGACCTGCTACAAGGCGAGCAACTGGACGGCTGTGGGCACGAGTGCCGGTTACAGTCGGCACCGGGCGGACTTTTACGTGGCCAACGACAGTCCCAAGAAGCTGTGGATGCGCGAGCTCAAGGCTAACGCGCGAGGCTGCTTGCGCGGGGCGGATTTACCCGAGGAGCACCGGGCCGGGCTGCGAGCAGCCCCCTCGGGCACGATGCCACTGCGAGTCGCGCAAATGTGCAGCCTGCTGGAGCTCTTGCGCACGGTGCCCGACCCGCGCGGGGCCAACACCACGTTTCGTATCGGCCCAGTGCTCACGCTGGTGGCCATGGCACTGATGGCCGGCCGGCGCGAAATCGCCGAGATCGCGCGCTTTGCCACCACCCTCAGCCAAGCCCAGCGCCGCGAGCTGTGCCTGCCGCGCAAGGCCGGGACGAAAGCTTTCTGGTCGGTGCCTGGGTACGGTGTTTTTTATCAGGTCCTCACCCGGCTCGATCCGACCTGCTTCGCCGAAAAACTCAGTGGCTGGCTGGCCGCCCAGGCCGGCAATTTACCCCTGGCCCTAGCCATGGACGGCAAGATGATCCGCAATCAAGTGGGCCTGCTGACCCTGGCCGACCACGAGGACGGAACGCCGTATACGGTGGCGGTCATCGACCAAAAAGAGGGTACCGCTCGCAGCGAACAACCCAGCGCTACCCAGGCGATCCTCAACGGTCCGGCCCTGGACGAAAAACTGATCACCGCCGACGCCCTGCACTGCCAAAAAGACACGGCTCGTGCCATCGTCGAACGCGGCGGCGATTACCTGCTGCAACTGAAGGGTAACCAGCCCAAGATGCACGCCTGCGCTCAGGCCTGCGATCTCCCTGGCTCCCCTTTTTTGCCCACACCGAACCTGGCCACGGACGCATCAACCAGTGGGAGTTGA
- a CDS encoding methyltransferase domain-containing protein: protein MNPAPTSPTTTSLAHVRDSFGRAAGTYAGHAAVQVAMAEWLAEWLPTERSGRALELGAGTGVFTRRLLPWTGALTATDMAEAMCNEGRAALPQVPWRVMRAEAPERELACDWIFSSSMLQWMEDPRAVFASWREALKSGGRVLAGLFVEGSLSELRALTPGSSPLTWRTPAVWDEALERGGLRRVRSEESTRVFYQKTALDQLRSLHGVGAAPVTQFAPGRLRSVLREYEARHRDERGVPATWVFYRFEAERVD, encoded by the coding sequence ATGAACCCCGCGCCCACCTCCCCCACGACGACCTCTCTCGCGCACGTGCGCGACAGTTTTGGCCGTGCGGCCGGCACCTATGCCGGACACGCGGCGGTGCAGGTGGCGATGGCCGAGTGGCTGGCCGAGTGGCTTCCGACGGAACGCAGCGGTCGGGCGCTGGAGCTGGGTGCAGGCACGGGCGTGTTTACCCGGCGGCTGTTGCCCTGGACCGGCGCGTTGACGGCCACCGATATGGCGGAAGCGATGTGCAACGAAGGCCGCGCCGCGTTGCCGCAGGTGCCGTGGCGGGTGATGCGCGCCGAGGCACCGGAGCGTGAGCTGGCGTGCGACTGGATTTTTAGCAGCAGCATGCTGCAATGGATGGAGGATCCTCGGGCGGTTTTCGCCTCCTGGCGCGAAGCCCTCAAGTCCGGCGGACGGGTGCTCGCCGGTTTATTCGTCGAAGGCAGTTTGTCCGAACTGCGGGCGCTGACCCCGGGGTCGAGCCCGTTGACGTGGCGCACTCCGGCGGTGTGGGACGAAGCGCTCGAACGCGGCGGGCTGCGGCGCGTGCGCAGCGAGGAGAGCACCCGGGTGTTTTATCAAAAAACGGCGTTGGACCAGTTGCGCAGCCTGCACGGGGTGGGCGCGGCTCCGGTGACGCAGTTCGCCCCAGGGCGGTTGCGGAGTGTGTTGCGCGAGTACGAGGCGCGCCACCGCGACGAGCGGGGCGTGCCTGCGACCTGGGTGTTTTACCGCTTCGAAGCCGAACGGGTGGATTGA
- the bioD gene encoding dethiobiotin synthase, with product MQTILISGADTGIGKTRVTAALARALAARGGRVQIVKPVESGVRDAAYLGDAECAAALAGLPASVAVTLRRYAAAINPLDAAAAEGGALAWDDVVADYRRLPDCDWRLVEGAGGLAVPLDASGRDWADFARAIGADSVVLVVADRLGAINQSRLVLDYARSRGLRAGIWLNQVGGPPSPEVATSTRKTLAVLGLPVWGELAYGAVTPTQFSADVLAAPLPSGAPVSLPLAGALPSGALAERVGERLAERTQAGLRRSLRVYSGDAAVLNLSSNDYLALAHDPVVAAAAARTAWDEGTSAAASPLITGWRRAHAELSATLCAWHGFAHGLIWSSGYAANGGVLGTLPKPGDLVLADRLIHHSMVAGILRSGARLRRYPHLDLDALERELLAAEPGRTVFVVTESVFSMDGDYPDLRRIAELRHRHGFCWILDEAHALGWYGMTGAGLAEEQGVVADVDVLVGTCGKTLASGGAYTLFHHELWRDALINEAGEFIYSTALPPPSAAAARAAVGRVRELAAADQVGWKHASRRLRERLRGAGWDAPEGDAPIVPIMIGDAGRTVALATHLRAAGIGVAAVRPPTVPEGTSRLRLSLQRTFNEADETRLLVALAAGRELS from the coding sequence ATGCAGACGATTCTTATTTCCGGTGCCGACACCGGGATCGGCAAGACGCGCGTCACCGCAGCGCTGGCGCGTGCTTTGGCGGCGCGCGGCGGGCGCGTGCAGATCGTCAAGCCGGTTGAAAGCGGAGTGCGCGATGCGGCGTATCTGGGGGACGCTGAGTGCGCGGCTGCGCTTGCCGGACTGCCGGCGTCGGTCGCGGTGACGCTGCGCCGGTACGCGGCGGCGATCAACCCGCTTGATGCGGCCGCAGCCGAGGGCGGCGCCCTGGCGTGGGATGACGTGGTGGCGGATTATCGCCGGCTGCCGGACTGCGATTGGCGCCTGGTTGAGGGCGCAGGCGGGCTGGCCGTGCCGCTGGACGCGAGCGGGCGCGACTGGGCCGATTTCGCCCGCGCGATTGGCGCTGATTCCGTGGTGTTGGTCGTGGCCGACCGACTCGGTGCGATTAACCAGTCCCGTCTCGTTTTGGATTACGCCCGGTCGCGTGGCCTGCGTGCCGGTATTTGGTTAAACCAAGTCGGCGGTCCGCCGTCGCCAGAAGTCGCCACCTCCACGCGGAAAACCCTGGCCGTCCTTGGTCTGCCGGTCTGGGGCGAGTTGGCCTATGGAGCGGTTACCCCTACGCAATTTTCGGCAGACGTACTGGCGGCCCCATTACCATCGGGCGCGCCGGTGAGTTTACCGTTAGCCGGTGCGTTACCATCCGGAGCGCTGGCCGAGCGGGTGGGGGAGCGCTTGGCGGAGCGCACCCAAGCTGGGTTGCGACGCTCGCTGCGGGTTTATTCGGGAGACGCCGCTGTTTTGAATTTATCGAGTAACGACTACCTCGCACTCGCCCATGATCCGGTGGTGGCGGCGGCGGCGGCACGCACCGCCTGGGACGAAGGCACGTCGGCGGCCGCCTCGCCGCTGATCACAGGTTGGCGGCGCGCCCACGCCGAGTTGAGCGCGACCTTGTGCGCCTGGCACGGGTTTGCCCACGGGCTGATTTGGAGCAGCGGTTACGCGGCTAATGGCGGGGTGTTGGGGACGCTGCCCAAGCCCGGCGATCTGGTGCTGGCCGATCGCTTGATCCACCACAGCATGGTGGCGGGCATCCTGCGCAGCGGGGCGCGATTGCGCCGTTATCCGCATCTCGATCTCGATGCATTGGAGCGCGAACTGCTCGCCGCCGAACCGGGCCGTACCGTGTTTGTGGTGACGGAAAGCGTATTCAGCATGGACGGCGATTACCCAGATCTGCGGCGGATCGCCGAGCTGCGCCATCGTCACGGGTTTTGCTGGATTCTCGACGAGGCCCATGCCCTCGGTTGGTACGGTATGACGGGCGCGGGTTTGGCCGAGGAACAGGGCGTGGTGGCCGACGTCGATGTGCTGGTCGGCACCTGCGGTAAGACTCTCGCCTCGGGCGGTGCCTACACCCTGTTTCACCACGAGCTGTGGCGCGACGCGCTGATTAACGAAGCTGGTGAATTTATCTACTCCACGGCTTTGCCACCGCCCTCGGCTGCGGCGGCGCGGGCGGCGGTCGGGCGTGTGCGCGAATTGGCGGCCGCCGACCAAGTCGGGTGGAAACACGCGTCCCGGCGCCTGCGTGAGCGGCTGCGCGGGGCGGGCTGGGACGCGCCCGAAGGCGACGCGCCCATCGTGCCCATTATGATCGGCGACGCGGGGCGGACGGTGGCGTTGGCCACGCACCTGCGCGCGGCGGGCATCGGGGTGGCGGCGGTGCGGCCGCCTACGGTTCCCGAAGGCACGAGCCGACTGCGACTGTCGTTGCAACGCACGTTCAACGAGGCGGACGAAACGCGCCTGCTGGTGGCGTTGGCCGCCGGACGGGAGTTGTCGTGA
- the bioB gene encoding biotin synthase BioB: MNSTTATTSATPDLRAIRALYDLPFPELLFRAMQVHRTHHDADAVQLCTLQSIKTGRCQEDCKYCPQSAHHPDAALLPEPLMATEQVLVAARAAKAGGASRFCMGAAWREVRDGAQFDSVLNTVRGVADLGLEVCCTLGMVQEHQAVRLKEAGCKVYNHNLDTSREFYPEIITTRTYDDRLTTLETVRRAGLEVCSGGIIGLGESLDDRIKLLHELASLSPHPDSVPINSLVPVEGTPMAENDPVDPIEFVRVIAVARILMPKTMVRLSAGRTHMSDELQALCFSAGANSIFLGEKLLTTPNPGRGEDFTLLRRLGMHPLGGEMPVEDDRAGEDGTWAKACTSQGCGHDHSHEGAGHHHHH, encoded by the coding sequence ATGAACTCCACCACCGCCACGACCTCCGCCACGCCCGACTTGCGCGCCATTCGAGCGCTCTACGACCTGCCATTCCCTGAGCTGCTGTTCCGCGCCATGCAGGTGCACCGCACGCACCACGACGCAGACGCGGTGCAGCTCTGCACCCTGCAGTCGATCAAGACCGGCCGCTGCCAGGAAGACTGCAAATACTGCCCGCAATCCGCTCACCATCCCGACGCCGCGCTGCTGCCCGAGCCGCTCATGGCTACCGAGCAAGTTCTCGTCGCCGCCCGCGCGGCCAAGGCCGGCGGGGCTTCGCGCTTTTGCATGGGCGCGGCCTGGCGCGAAGTGCGCGACGGCGCCCAATTCGACTCCGTGCTGAACACCGTTCGAGGCGTGGCCGACCTCGGTCTCGAGGTGTGCTGCACCCTCGGCATGGTCCAAGAACACCAGGCTGTTCGCCTCAAGGAGGCCGGCTGCAAGGTTTACAACCACAACCTGGATACGTCGCGCGAGTTTTACCCCGAGATCATCACCACCCGCACCTACGACGACCGCCTGACCACCCTGGAAACGGTGCGCCGCGCCGGCCTCGAAGTGTGCAGCGGCGGCATCATCGGCCTGGGTGAATCCCTCGACGACCGCATCAAGCTCCTGCACGAACTCGCCAGCCTCAGCCCCCATCCCGACTCGGTGCCGATTAACTCCCTCGTCCCCGTCGAAGGCACCCCGATGGCGGAAAACGACCCGGTCGATCCGATCGAGTTCGTCCGCGTGATCGCGGTCGCGCGTATCCTCATGCCGAAGACGATGGTCCGCCTCTCGGCTGGGCGCACCCACATGAGCGATGAGCTGCAGGCGCTGTGTTTCTCGGCGGGCGCCAATAGCATTTTCCTTGGTGAAAAACTCCTCACTACGCCCAATCCCGGCCGCGGTGAAGATTTCACCCTGCTGCGTCGTCTCGGCATGCACCCGCTCGGCGGCGAAATGCCGGTCGAAGACGATCGCGCCGGCGAAGACGGCACGTGGGCGAAAGCCTGCACTTCGCAGGGCTGCGGCCATGACCATTCCCACGAGGGCGCGGGTCATCATCATCACCACTGA
- the bioA gene encoding adenosylmethionine--8-amino-7-oxononanoate transaminase: protein MTLATPTTASTVETDRRHVWHPFSQMREYASLPPLVIASGRGGWLTDTEGRTYLDGTASIWTNVHGHNDPDLNAALIDQLGRVAHATLLGLAHAPGADLAAELVSLAPRGLEHVFYTDNGSGAVEVALKQSFQFWQLAGRPEKRGVIGMAGGYHGDTFGTMAVGDSGFFHDRFRPWCFGADHFPAPAADDATASLAALAALLQAKADETACLIIEPSVQGAAGMRLQPPGFIRAVAELCRAHGVHLIMDEVFVGFGRLGPMLVCTQEGVTPDFLCLAKGLTGGYLPLAATLVRGEIYDAFLGAYESRRAFFHGHTFTGNPLAAAVALANIRKLRPLIESGVIAARAEVFGRLLTEAFAGHPHVSDLRQRGLTSAIDLAPAGGGVYPVALRAGLQVCLRARDHGLLLRPLGDSLLLVPPLCLDQAELGELVNRTRRSIDDTLPFLV from the coding sequence ATGACACTCGCCACACCCACCACCGCTTCGACCGTTGAGACGGATCGGCGCCATGTGTGGCATCCGTTTAGCCAGATGCGCGAATACGCTTCCTTACCTCCTTTGGTGATCGCTTCGGGTCGGGGCGGCTGGCTCACCGATACCGAGGGGCGCACCTACCTCGATGGCACCGCCTCGATCTGGACCAATGTTCACGGCCACAACGACCCTGATCTTAACGCCGCGTTGATCGACCAGCTCGGCCGCGTTGCCCACGCTACTTTGCTCGGCCTTGCCCACGCCCCCGGCGCGGATTTGGCCGCGGAGTTGGTCAGCCTCGCCCCGCGCGGGCTCGAGCATGTTTTTTACACCGACAACGGTTCCGGTGCGGTTGAGGTCGCCCTCAAACAATCGTTTCAATTTTGGCAACTCGCCGGTCGCCCCGAAAAGCGCGGGGTCATCGGTATGGCCGGGGGTTATCACGGCGACACGTTCGGGACCATGGCGGTGGGCGACAGTGGCTTTTTTCACGACCGCTTTCGCCCCTGGTGTTTTGGGGCCGATCACTTTCCGGCTCCTGCGGCCGATGACGCGACCGCCAGCTTGGCGGCGCTCGCCGCGTTGTTGCAGGCCAAGGCCGACGAGACGGCCTGCCTCATCATTGAGCCCTCCGTTCAAGGCGCCGCCGGAATGCGCCTGCAACCTCCCGGGTTTATTCGCGCGGTGGCCGAACTGTGCCGGGCCCACGGGGTGCACCTGATCATGGACGAGGTGTTTGTCGGCTTTGGCCGCCTCGGGCCGATGCTCGTTTGTACCCAAGAAGGGGTGACGCCCGATTTTCTGTGTTTGGCCAAGGGGCTCACCGGCGGATACCTGCCGCTGGCCGCGACCCTGGTGCGCGGTGAAATTTACGACGCCTTCCTTGGCGCCTACGAAAGCCGGAGGGCGTTTTTCCACGGGCATACGTTTACCGGCAACCCTCTGGCGGCGGCCGTCGCTTTAGCCAACATTCGCAAACTGCGCCCGCTCATCGAGAGCGGCGTGATCGCGGCGCGCGCCGAGGTGTTTGGGCGCTTGCTGACCGAGGCGTTTGCCGGGCACCCGCATGTGTCAGACCTGCGCCAGCGCGGGTTGACCTCTGCCATCGACCTCGCGCCCGCGGGCGGCGGGGTGTATCCGGTGGCGTTGCGCGCGGGTTTGCAGGTCTGCCTGCGCGCCCGTGATCACGGGCTTTTGCTGCGCCCACTCGGTGATTCTCTTCTGCTCGTGCCGCCGCTTTGCCTGGATCAGGCCGAGCTCGGCGAACTGGTTAACCGCACCCGTCGCTCCATCGACGACACCCTCCCTTTCCTCGTATGA
- a CDS encoding ferredoxin, with protein sequence MANKADKWEQNIAGKFFVDQQCIDCDLCRETAPEFFSRHDEGGYSFVHKQPVTEDDVALCMEALEGCPVEAIGNDGDA encoded by the coding sequence ATGGCTAACAAAGCAGACAAGTGGGAGCAAAACATCGCCGGTAAATTCTTCGTCGATCAGCAATGCATCGACTGCGACCTCTGCCGCGAAACCGCACCGGAGTTTTTCAGCCGTCACGATGAGGGCGGTTATTCTTTCGTGCACAAGCAGCCGGTGACCGAGGATGATGTCGCCCTGTGCATGGAAGCTCTAGAGGGTTGCCCAGTCGAGGCCATCGGTAACGACGGCGACGCCTGA
- a CDS encoding rhomboid family intramembrane serine protease, whose protein sequence is MFWASMIFDRPYMRDQDERPPLSALKWLMGTLVAAFVIENICLGWFGGDFAALFFRSLTLSPECIKTGFVWSLATHGLLHDPKNLFDLLFTLLAIFVFGRAVIPEIGPKRFLQVFVAAVILGGVTWLAVNWTGAERLFGASAGVSALIVLFACLNPEQPIAIFMVDVGMKAKHLALGLLCIDVLGLVLLEIPGRTSWFTMAHSAHLGGMAAGWLYFRATRLNEAPLFNSKPAIELPRWFRRSRKTTSPAPAFKINLGGVADFKAEVDRILDKINSHGFQSLSAEEKRRLDQARDHLNRR, encoded by the coding sequence ATGTTTTGGGCCAGCATGATTTTCGATCGACCCTACATGCGCGACCAAGATGAGCGCCCCCCCCTTTCGGCCCTTAAATGGCTGATGGGCACCCTTGTGGCCGCTTTTGTCATCGAAAACATCTGTCTCGGCTGGTTCGGCGGCGACTTTGCCGCCCTGTTTTTTCGCAGCCTAACGCTTTCGCCTGAATGTATTAAAACCGGCTTCGTCTGGTCGCTTGCCACTCATGGCCTGTTGCACGACCCGAAAAACCTCTTCGATCTCCTTTTTACCCTGCTGGCGATCTTCGTTTTCGGCCGCGCGGTCATCCCCGAAATCGGCCCCAAACGTTTTTTACAGGTCTTTGTCGCTGCCGTGATTTTAGGCGGCGTGACGTGGCTGGCGGTCAACTGGACAGGTGCCGAACGGCTGTTTGGTGCCTCCGCCGGCGTCAGTGCGCTGATCGTGCTGTTCGCCTGCCTCAACCCGGAGCAGCCGATCGCCATTTTCATGGTGGATGTCGGAATGAAGGCTAAGCACCTTGCCCTTGGTTTGTTGTGCATCGACGTCCTCGGCTTGGTTTTACTCGAAATTCCCGGCCGTACCTCCTGGTTTACCATGGCGCATTCTGCCCACCTCGGCGGAATGGCAGCGGGTTGGCTCTATTTCAGAGCGACGCGTCTTAATGAAGCGCCCTTGTTTAACAGCAAACCCGCCATCGAACTGCCTCGCTGGTTCCGCCGCAGCCGTAAAACCACCAGCCCTGCCCCGGCCTTTAAAATCAACCTAGGCGGCGTCGCCGACTTCAAAGCGGAGGTCGATCGCATCCTCGACAAAATCAACAGCCACGGATTCCAATCCCTTAGCGCGGAAGAAAAACGCCGGCTCGACCAAGCCCGCGACCACCTTAACCGCCGCTGA